Proteins encoded in a region of the Vitis riparia cultivar Riparia Gloire de Montpellier isolate 1030 chromosome 7, EGFV_Vit.rip_1.0, whole genome shotgun sequence genome:
- the LOC117917280 gene encoding pentatricopeptide repeat-containing protein At3g50420, protein MPSAYEASSLTALLIQKCTTTTSLKKARQLHAIILTSTTLSAQSPYVHNNLLSMYGRCRSLGDSQLVFDKMPQRNIVSFNALIAAYSRTPCHAIFSFKLLAQMEIEDLRPNGSTFTSLLQGSSSLEDQFIGSELHARVVKSGFLNDVRVQTSVLGMYSNCGDQESAEKVFGDIIDKDVVAWNSIIFGNLKNERIRKGLHVFGSMVRNGVIPTQYTYSMVLNACSRLGNDDCGQAIHARMIIFSTVADLPLQNALLDMYCSCGDVQTAFTIFCRIENPDLVSWNSMMAGYSKKGDGEKAIDMFVQLLRISFAEPDEHTFAAIISATGALLASDYGKPLHAQVMKAGFERSVYIGSTLVSMYFKNDETDSAQKVFSLIPEKDVVLWTEMITAHSRMGDGETAVKFFYAMRQEGHKIDSFVLSGVLSVCADLATLKQGEMIHSLTLRTGYDVEMSVCGSLVDMYAKNGNLQAAQSIFSLVKNPDLKCWNSMLGGYSHHGRAEEALKLFDEILNHNIRPDHVTFVSLLAACSHCGLVGQGKFLWNYMMEMGLLPGPKHYSCMVSLLSRAGLLEEAEETIIESPFREDYLELWRTLLSSCISNKNLRIGVHAAEQVLSLDAEDSATHTLLSNLYAAAGRWDSVAKIRRKIRGLMLEKDPGLSWIEVMNDIQVFSSGDQSHPRVDEAQHELRRLQGNMIRSEIDEFDTRVCDI, encoded by the coding sequence ATGCCATCAGCATATGAAGCATCTTCCTTGACAGCCCTTCTCATTCAAAAATGCACCACTACAACCTCACTGAAAAAAGCGCGTCAGCTGCACGCTATCATCCTCACTTCCACAACCCTCTCCGCTCAATCCCCATATGTACACAACAACCTCCTCTCTATGTATGGACGATGCAGGTCCCTTGGCGATTCACAGCTTGTGTTCGACAAAATGCCTCAAAGAAATATTGTTTCTTTCAATGCACTTATTGCAGCCTATTCTAGAACTCCTTGTCATGCAATTTTCTCCTTCAAATTACTTGCCCAAATGGAAATTGAAGACCTCAGACCGAATGGTTCGACATTCACGAGCCTGCTACAAGGGTCTTCTTCATTGGAAGATCAGTTTATAGGGTCTGAGCTTCATGCCCGGGTTGTAAAGTCAGGTTTCTTGAATGATGTACGCGTTCAAACCTCTGTGCTTGGAATGTATTCAAACTGTGGGGATCAGGAATCCGCTGAGAAAGTGTTTGGAGATATCATTGATAAAGATGTCGTTGCTTGGAATTCTATAATCTTTGggaatttgaaaaatgagaGGATAAGGAAAGGCCTTCATGTTTTTGGCAGCATGGTAAGGAATGGTGTAATTCCTACCCAATACACATACTCAATGGTCTTGAACGCCTGCAGTAGATTGGGAAATGATGATTGTGGGCAAGCCATACATGCCCGCATGATCATATTCAGTACTGTAGCTGATCTACCTTTGCAGAATGCGCTGCTCGACATGTATTGCAGTTGTGGTGACGTGCAAACggcatttacaattttttgtaGAATTGAGAACCCAGATTTAGTTTCTTGGAACTCAATGATGGCAGGGTATTCAAAGAAGGGAGATGGAGAGAAGGCTATTGATATGTTTGTCCAATTGCTTAGAATATCTTTTGCTGAACCAGATGAACATACTTTTGCTGCCATCATTTCTGCAACTGGAGCATTACTAGCTTCTGATTATGGGAAACCTCTCCATGCCCAAGTTATGAAAGCAGGATTTGAGAGGAGTGTCTACATTGGAAGTACCCTGGTTTCCATGTATTTCAAAAATGATGAAACTGACTCTGCTCAAAAGGTTTTCAGTTTGATTCCAGAGAAGGATGTAGTTCTCTGGACAGAAATGATCACAGCTCATTCTAGAATGGGTGATGGAGAGACTGCTGTTAAGTTCTTCTATGCAATGCGTCAAGAAGGCCATAAGATTGATAGTTTTGTACTCAGTGGAGTTTTGAGTGTGTGTGCCGATCTTGCAACTCTCAAGCAGGGTGAGATGATTCATTCTCTCACTTTAAGAACCGGGTATGATGTTGAAATGTCAGTTTGCGGGAGTCTGGTAGATATGTATGCGAAAAATGGTAATCTTCAAGCTGCTCAGTCGATATTTTCCCTAGTCAAAAACCCTGATTTGAAGTGCTGGAATTCAATGCTCGGAGGTTATAGCCACCATGGAAGGGCAGAAGAAGCTTTGAAGCTGTTTGATGAGATTCTAAATCACAACATAAGACCTGATCATGTGACATTTGTATCTCTGCTTGCAGCATGTAGTCATTGTGGCTTAGTCGGACAAGGAAAGTTTCTATGGAACTATATGATGGAGATGGGCTTATTGCCAGGGCCAAAGCACTATTCTTGCATGGTAAGTTTGTTAAGTCGAGCAGGATTGTTAGAGGAGGCTGAGGAAACTATCATCGAATCACCGTTTAGAGAAGATTATTTAGAACTATGGAGAACTTTGCTAAGTTCGTGTATcagtaataaaaatttaagaataggAGTTCATGCTGCAGAGCAAGTTCTAAGCTTAGATGCAGAAGACAGTGCCACCCACACATTGCTTTCAAATCTTTATGCGGCTGCAGGGAGGTGGGATTCTGTAGCTAAAATAAGGAGAAAGATAAGAGGATTGATGTTGGAAAAGGACCCTGGGCTAAGCTGGATTGAGGTGATGAACGACATTCAAGTATTCTCTTCAGGCGATCAATCACACCCAAGAGTTGATGAAGCCCAACATGAACTACGCAGACTACAAGGAAACATGATAAGATCAGAAATAGATGAATTTGATACAAGGGTTTGTGATATATAA
- the LOC117917281 gene encoding uncharacterized protein LOC117917281 isoform X1 encodes MSSSSEYSRLCRLINDSLPPYTESELISVTKQKEKDLLLALSQVSRKIQLWIYELDSDSYDDMAAQPTCTEKSENYEEHCCLTGIIANLIVFLTAESQYVQYLASKVLVVISEFVAVSGSNWAGFVRFLCVCFEVAIGNFLSSSLALQTAGNEISTEKSSFVVFVKPRLKNANWSAVAGIIRVLRNILKYLKQEYDDQLGKIYLDSISSCLSNVPWDSLNDVCVGQNGDTQRCSDTFSLKNVQLPESRVVFLGNLVQFFCSLVEQSGSLGVPGGSLDKHPVLCNINDLVPKLLYWCLGKQGNCNNLCISQYFKHKLLMLMIRLSFHIHLQYSILASWLQVLHEYFQDLLLQPICQVKPDENGCLEGSPFLFSILDGEVYSMSLRHLQRQAVFLFLRCSFSLISLREEIREQCAYATTNSCVTFDLNSNLECCSQKKGLSELYEWLQGHILKYLVVDHEMYWEKCIDFALSFLQLFMHEDDILFEVLLLMFSLPSCAEQQVCQEREAFQEMKEDVLLHVSHLFNPLHLFHLFLAELHYDHQVLLDYLISKDTGISCAEYILRCLRKICESWDLFVEFSVTGKFMSQSFRKKRKVFQNGPDSQVEPSSSPIIDAGIPMSLEKECMRKHNYGHKECGSRGQPFKEAKECLLSLKNSVENLHQKSLFPYNPQVLLRRLTRFHQLCLEHEEC; translated from the exons ATGTCATCTAGTTCTGAATATTCGCGTCTCTGCCGTCTGATCAACGATTCTCTTCCTCCTTACACC GAATCAGAGCTAATTTCGGTGACCAAACAAAAGGAGAAAGATCTTCTGCTTGCTCTTTCCCAG GTTTCAAGAAAGATTCAACTCTGGATATATGAGCTTGATTCCGATTCCTATGAC GACATGGCGGCCCAACCTACTTGTACTGAGAAATCAGAAAATTATGAAGAACATTGTTGTTTGACTGGAATCATAGCCAACTTG ATAGTTTTTCTGACAGCTGAGAGTCAATATGTTCAATATTTGGCAAGCAAGGTTCTTGTGGTCATTTCTGAGTTTGTTGCCGTTTCT GGAAGCAATTGGGCGGGATTTGTGCGTTTTTTGTGTGTTTGCTTTGAAGTAGCAATTGGCAACTTTCTTTCATCATCTTTAGCACTCCAAACTGCTGGGAATGAAATTTCTACTGAGAAGtcaagttttgttgtttttgtaaAACCCAGACTGAAAAATGCAAATTGGTCTGCAGTGGCTGGTATTATTCGAGTTTTGCgcaatatattgaaatatttgaagCAAGAATATGATGATCAACTTGGGAAAATATACTTGGATTCTATCAGTTCTTGTTTGTCAAATGTGCCTTGGGATTCATTGAATGATGTTTGTGTTGGTCAGAATGGTGACACTCAGAGATGCTCGGACACTTTTAGTCTGAAGAATGTTCAGCTACCAGAGTCAAGGGTTGTATTTCTAGGAAATCTTGTTCAGTTCTTCTGTTCATTGGTTGAGCAAAGTGGTTCTCTGGGAGTCCCAGGTGGTTCTTTAGATAAGCATCCTGTTCTTTGTAACATCAACGACCTTGTTCCTAAGCTTTTATATTGGTGCCTCGGCAAGCAAGGGAATTGTAACAACTTGTGCATCTCTCAGTACTTTAAACACAAGTTGTTG ATGCTAATGATTAGGCTCAGTTTCCATATCCATCTGCAATATTCAATTCTTGCTTCTTGGCTGCAAGTTCTCCATGAATACTTTCAAGATCTTTTGCTCCAACCAATATGTCAAGTCAAGCCTGATGAGAATGGTTGTCTTGAAGGctctccatttttatttagtattcTTGATGGAGAAGTATACAGCATGTCTTTACGGCATTTACAGAGACAGGCTGTTTTCCTTTTCCTAAGGTGTTCCTTCAGTTTGATCAGTCTGAGAGAAGAAATCAGAGAGCAATGTGCATATGCAACTACAAATTCATGCGTGACATTTGACCTGAATTCAAATTTGGAATGTTGTAGTCAAAAGAAAGGTCTATCAGAGCTTTATGAGTGGCTTCAAGGACATATTCTTAAGTATTTGGTTGTGGACCATGAAATGTATTGGGAAAAATGCATAGACTTCGCCTTGTCCTTCCTTCAACTGTTTATGCATGAA GATGATATCTTGTTTGAGGTGCTCTTGCTAATGTTTAGCTTACCTTCTTGTGCTGAGCAACA GGTTTGCCAAGAAAGGGAGGCTTTTCAGGAGATGAAGGAAGATGTACTCTTACATGTGTCACACCTTTTTAACCCTTTACACCTGTTCCATCTTTTCCTTGCAGAG TTACACTATGATCATCAAGTGCTTCTTGATTACCTTATTTCAAAAGATACAGGAATTAGTTGTGCAGAATATATTTTGCG GTGTTTGCGTAAAATATGTGAATCGTGGGACTTATTTGTGGAATTTTCAGTGACTGGGAAATTTATGAGTCAATCATTtcgcaagaaaagaaaagtctttCAGAATGGCCCAGATTCTCAGGTAGAACCATCATCTTCACCAATTATAGATGCTGGCATTCCTATGTCACTTGAGAAGGAATGTATGAGAAAACACAACTATGGCCACAAGGAATGTGGATCTAGAGGACAACCATTTAAGGAAGCAAAGGAATGTTTACTTTCCTTGAAAAATTCTGTGGAAAATCTTCATCAAAAGAGCTTGTTTCCATATAATCCACAAGTGCTTCTGAGACG TTTAACGAGATTTCATCAGCTTTGCCTTGAACATGAGGAATGTTAA
- the LOC117917281 gene encoding uncharacterized protein LOC117917281 isoform X2, translating to MSSSSEYSRLCRLINDSLPPYTESELISVTKQKEKDLLLALSQVSRKIQLWIYELDSDSYDDMAAQPTCTEKSENYEEHCCLTGIIANLIVFLTAESQYVQYLASKVLVVISEFVAVSGSNWAGFVRFLCVCFEVAIGNFLSSSLALQTAGNEISTEKSSFVVFVKPRLKNANWSAVAGIIRVLRNILKYLKQEYDDQLGKIYLDSISSCLSNVPWDSLNDVCVGQNGDTQRCSDTFSLKNVQLPESRVVFLGNLVQFFCSLVEQSGSLGVPGGSLDKHPVLCNINDLVPKLLYWCLGKQGNCNNLCISQYFKHKLLMLMIRLSFHIHLQYSILASWLQVLHEYFQDLLLQPICQVKPDENGCLEGSPFLFSILDGEVYSMSLRHLQRQAVFLFLRCSFSLISLREEIREQCAYATTNSCVTFDLNSNLECCSQKKGLSELYEWLQGHILKYLVVDHEMYWEKCIDFALSFLQLFMHEDDILFEVLLLMFSLPSCAEQQVCQEREAFQEMKEDVLLHVSHLFNPLHLFHLFLAELHYDHQVLLDYLISKDTGISCAEYILRDWEIYESIISQEKKSLSEWPRFSGRTIIFTNYRCWHSYVT from the exons ATGTCATCTAGTTCTGAATATTCGCGTCTCTGCCGTCTGATCAACGATTCTCTTCCTCCTTACACC GAATCAGAGCTAATTTCGGTGACCAAACAAAAGGAGAAAGATCTTCTGCTTGCTCTTTCCCAG GTTTCAAGAAAGATTCAACTCTGGATATATGAGCTTGATTCCGATTCCTATGAC GACATGGCGGCCCAACCTACTTGTACTGAGAAATCAGAAAATTATGAAGAACATTGTTGTTTGACTGGAATCATAGCCAACTTG ATAGTTTTTCTGACAGCTGAGAGTCAATATGTTCAATATTTGGCAAGCAAGGTTCTTGTGGTCATTTCTGAGTTTGTTGCCGTTTCT GGAAGCAATTGGGCGGGATTTGTGCGTTTTTTGTGTGTTTGCTTTGAAGTAGCAATTGGCAACTTTCTTTCATCATCTTTAGCACTCCAAACTGCTGGGAATGAAATTTCTACTGAGAAGtcaagttttgttgtttttgtaaAACCCAGACTGAAAAATGCAAATTGGTCTGCAGTGGCTGGTATTATTCGAGTTTTGCgcaatatattgaaatatttgaagCAAGAATATGATGATCAACTTGGGAAAATATACTTGGATTCTATCAGTTCTTGTTTGTCAAATGTGCCTTGGGATTCATTGAATGATGTTTGTGTTGGTCAGAATGGTGACACTCAGAGATGCTCGGACACTTTTAGTCTGAAGAATGTTCAGCTACCAGAGTCAAGGGTTGTATTTCTAGGAAATCTTGTTCAGTTCTTCTGTTCATTGGTTGAGCAAAGTGGTTCTCTGGGAGTCCCAGGTGGTTCTTTAGATAAGCATCCTGTTCTTTGTAACATCAACGACCTTGTTCCTAAGCTTTTATATTGGTGCCTCGGCAAGCAAGGGAATTGTAACAACTTGTGCATCTCTCAGTACTTTAAACACAAGTTGTTG ATGCTAATGATTAGGCTCAGTTTCCATATCCATCTGCAATATTCAATTCTTGCTTCTTGGCTGCAAGTTCTCCATGAATACTTTCAAGATCTTTTGCTCCAACCAATATGTCAAGTCAAGCCTGATGAGAATGGTTGTCTTGAAGGctctccatttttatttagtattcTTGATGGAGAAGTATACAGCATGTCTTTACGGCATTTACAGAGACAGGCTGTTTTCCTTTTCCTAAGGTGTTCCTTCAGTTTGATCAGTCTGAGAGAAGAAATCAGAGAGCAATGTGCATATGCAACTACAAATTCATGCGTGACATTTGACCTGAATTCAAATTTGGAATGTTGTAGTCAAAAGAAAGGTCTATCAGAGCTTTATGAGTGGCTTCAAGGACATATTCTTAAGTATTTGGTTGTGGACCATGAAATGTATTGGGAAAAATGCATAGACTTCGCCTTGTCCTTCCTTCAACTGTTTATGCATGAA GATGATATCTTGTTTGAGGTGCTCTTGCTAATGTTTAGCTTACCTTCTTGTGCTGAGCAACA GGTTTGCCAAGAAAGGGAGGCTTTTCAGGAGATGAAGGAAGATGTACTCTTACATGTGTCACACCTTTTTAACCCTTTACACCTGTTCCATCTTTTCCTTGCAGAG TTACACTATGATCATCAAGTGCTTCTTGATTACCTTATTTCAAAAGATACAGGAATTAGTTGTGCAGAATATATTTTGCG TGACTGGGAAATTTATGAGTCAATCATTtcgcaagaaaagaaaagtctttCAGAATGGCCCAGATTCTCAGGTAGAACCATCATCTTCACCAATTATAGATGCTGGCATTCCTATGTCACTTGA